Within the Medicago truncatula cultivar Jemalong A17 chromosome 4, MtrunA17r5.0-ANR, whole genome shotgun sequence genome, the region TTATTTATGGTGGATTTTAGGGTGAGGgttcaattaagtccctcaccaGTGAACCACGTAAAAAATACCATTAAATTTAATCAACCGTCCAGATTTAttagaaatcaaaatgataatATCCAGGCATTTCTCACACAATCAAGCCACCACCCTCAACAAATTGTTCATTGAAAAATTAATCCATGAAACGTAAAACACTATATTGCACAAGAACAATGACAGTCCCACAacaatgattattattttttattttttttggtacaacacAACAATGATTATTAGAGAATATGAAAGATGAATTTTCTGGAAATTTCAAAAACCTCAAATGTTTGATTTCATGTTCCCGTGTTAAATTCAAGTTTAAAGTATGAACCACCCATTCAACATTGCAATCTATTTTGAAGTAACCATATCTCTTCCcataaaagagaaaagagtagcaatattataaaaaagaaataaaagaaagaaatatcaGGCTGAAGAAGTAGGGACATGAATTGGATGGAGGAAAGTAGTCAATGTTCCTCTTTTGTAAGTACCCAAAGGGAGTAGAACAGCAAAGGGGCAAGAGAcgagagggagaagaaaagaaagagaggtGCAATATAGTGTATATGGTGTATAATAAGATATGTGTACTTGATTAATCTAATgacttttaattattattcgTAGTGGTTCACCGGTGAGGGACGTAATTGATCCCTCACCCTATAATCCaccattatttataatttttactgATAAATATGTCCTTTTGATATCCATTTTATCACTTCTCTATAGTCTGTTATGAAAATGATTGGATTGGTGCACATTTAAAAAGATTGTGGAACATAGGTATATTGTACACAAGGTAACAAGTATCATTGAGATGTACTatcgatgcattttttttttgtaagttgTAACAGTGTCATTGATTttccccctaaaaaaaacactttctttgatttttatattagCATGAAATGAGAACTCacatcaaaaaatataaaatcatttttttttcattgaatttaGTTTTGATATATCAAAGAATAATTacattttgaaaataacttttttgaTGTCAAGttcaaatcacttttttttacgGCAAAACCAATCCTCACTAGATCACTTTATAATCACATTttgaaaataactaaataatattaaatctaagACAAtaagttttatatattttctcatctaattttagatgagttatgaAATATATGTTCTCTCATATCTTAGTATAACTAAGTTTctcataaatttttaaaaaatattaaacatgtGAAGATGAAGTAATATCCactatttgtcatttttttttatcaagacaaaaaaaaactaaagcagAAGAGGCATAAACCTGATTTATATCGAAATGTCTCTAAAAAACGGAAGCCCTAACTATCCCTGTACAAAAGAGGTGAAATAAAACTAAGAGGGGGCTTGCCACCATTTATTTAAAACTAgtgtcatataatttttttctctcataattCAAATTATCCAATTAAGcattcaaaacaaacaaaaaagaaataattttaaaaaaaagtattttggtAACAAAAACTCAATATGAactatgataatattttttttcccacaGGTTTCCTCATTTACGGTTAAATCCTAATTGAGGATTAACTTTTaatgtgttttttaattaagtaaatataaTATCATGTAGTATATTTAGACAGAagtaaatgtaaatattttgagttttaaaatattttctaactTAGATAGGAGCACCATAAATgttttattagaaagaaaaaaaaaaaaaaaaaaagagtttaacGACCATGcacgtgtaaatagttttacAACATCATCCAATAAACACTCATCAATCTCCTATGTCATacaactaattttaaaatatctttgtAATTTGGCATAATAGAAGTTTTTCATTGAACATCAATGTAAAAATATTCTACATTGTCCATACATCTTCTGAAAATCTATTGAAGATTTTATTAAACAAGAAAttctatataaaaattatatagaaCTTAAGCATTCTAAATTTTCTAAGGGTCTTACTAATGAGTATTATAAGGACATTGTTAAACGATTGCGGATAAAGAAAATGTTTATAGAAAGTTAATAGTTCAATTTATAATACATTGATTgcatcaattttataaaaaattactactatTTAAAGGTTGTTAAAGAGTGTCTAAGAACAGTCgttaccattttttattttctaattgttttttttttatcaatttgctAGTAATTGTTTATAATgaatagaaataaataaattaaaaatattgtttgtcaaaaaaaaatcaaaatattaaaaattggaaatagattaataatttgagattttatttttagccGTGATAATTTAAGATATTCTTTTCTGTAAGAAAAAATTGAGATTTGCGtgtcaaaacaaatttaaaatttgaataaaaaagaaaaaaatattgtttacttttagttaaaaaataaaaaacaaaaatggttagattatccttaaaaaaaagtcagaGATTtgtagagatttttttttcctacccTACTTTATTCACAAATATACAAAAACTACActactttttcaaaaattttcaaaaataccgtaatttttagatttttccAAAGATGATGTGAGTATTATAAAggaagttgtcaaaaagttgttacaaagtggttgtacaaatatcatttctcattaaaaaaatataaaaagaaaatacccCATAACTTTGAGTTGTCTCGTACCAGAAAAATCTAAAAAGTAtggtatttttggaatttttgaaaaagtagaatatatttatatttttgtagatAAAGTAgggtaggaaaaaaaaaatggagatttGTATGAGCAAgtgaaagagaaatgatatttgtacaatcatttagtaacaattttttgacaactttctctttcatactcacattattctctaattctctctctttctttttctctctccattgttttttactaatgaaaagagagaaaaaagaagttgtcacaaaagttgtatcaaatggttgttcaaatatcactgctCTAAGTGAAAATAGCAGAAAACAGAAGAAGGATCGAGAAGTTTCTTGCTTTCCGCAAAAGCCCACACCGATATACCTTTCGTAACGGCCAAGGCGTGAATCACTATTTCATCTCTCAACCGAATCAAATGCAttggcaaaattaacactgcaaAAAGAGAAGAACGTAGAAACAAAACCATGGAAGTAAGAATCGGAAGAGGAATTTCACGAGGAATGCTTCCACTCCTCGCCCTCCACACATTCACCGAATACTACCGATCAAACACCAAACCCCCAGTGACCGCCGCCTTAATCGCCGCCAACACTGTCATCTACCTCCGCCCTTCCTTCCTCCGCCACCTCATTCCTCCAATCGATGAAGTCCTTTTCAACTCCCACCTCATCCTCAAAAACAAAGACCTCAAACGCTTCTTCTTATCCGCGTTCTACCATCTCGGTGAACCACATCTCGTTTTCAACATGATCTCTCTTCTCTGGAAAGGAATTCACTTAGAATCTTCCATCGGAAGTCTTCAATTCGCTTCTATGATAGCTTCTCTTCTCGCTTTATCGCAGAGTATAAACCTAGTTTTATCTAAATCGTTGTTTGTTTTCTTCGATTATGATAGATATTATTATGAATACGCTGCTGGTTTTTCTGGTGTTCTGTTTGCGATGAAAATTGTTCTTAACTCGCAATCGGATGATTATACGAATGTTTACGGTGTTTTAATTCCGTCACGTTATGCGGCTTGGGCTGAGTTGATTTTGATTCAAATGTTTGTGCCTAATGTGTCGTTTTTAGGTCATCTTAGTGGTATACTTGCTGGACTTGTGTATTTGAGATTCAGACGAAATTTCTCGGGTTCAAATCCGTTGAATTCTATTGTTAGGGGTTTTAATTCTGTGTTGAATTGGCCTGTGAAGTTTTTTAGGGATTTGTTTGGGTTTAGGAGAGAAAGGATTACTGGTAGGGGAACTGTCGGCCGTACGGGGAGGAATGCTGCCCAGGTTGCTGCTGATTGGAGATGTCAGGCTTGTACTTATGATAATTCTGGTTTGATGAATGTGTGTGAGATGTGTGGTACTAGTagggttggtggtggtggttcttCTGATGAAATGAACCGCCGTGATTATTATGATTCTGATGGTCTTTCTTTGGATGAATTGCGTCGCAGGAGAATTGAAAGGTTTGGTAGGTGATGAAATGTAATCATGATGATAGTAGAAATgaaatattaacaaataatgCAATTGGATGTAGAAATTTAGTTCATTCTATTGGATATTagacttgtttttattttagatgGATATAAGTTTGTTGTGTAACTAGAGCTGATGATACTGCAAcgaattattacatcaatttaGCGAGTTACATTTACATTACATTTTTTCTTGGTACATAGAACAGTGGAAGCTTTTCTTGCAAGATTGGTTTAGCATTTGTTTCCACATTGATTTTCGTTAAAATGTTTGTATTAATATTGTCGTTTGTCAAATTTTATCTGAAATTTTGTTGCGATTGAGCAGTTGACAACTGCTACTGTGAATCTTGAGCTACCCCGACGTAATTTTCAGTAGCTCTAATGTGTAGCTTCTGATTCATAGTGATGTTCGAATCCCCAAGCATACATGTAGAGTGCTTGTTCAGATGTAACCTTGACTGTAAATATGTAATGGAATGGGGGGATGTCTTGGATTGATTTGTTTTGAATTGCTTACTTCAAATACGGTTATTTGAACAATATAGTTGTTGGTGTCTTATCTTAGGTGTTGCTGGGTTCTGGGTTTGGAGAAAAAGGgtatgatgatgaagaaggaTTTTGGGTTTCATCTCACTCACGTGTCTCTTTTCTTCCCTCATGTGCCATTtacctttttaatttctttttttgtttttaattcattaattgCCACGTGCCATCCACTCATTTAAGTGAATGGCTACATGGGGTCAAAATTAGGGGGTCTATGAATTGTAAATGGGGGTAAAGTTAGGGGCtagaaagtgttttttttaattggaggTTAAAATTGCTACCATAACAAACATGAGGGGTCAAAAGTGCGTTTAATcccttattaaaaaataaagccGGCGGTACTGTTCATGA harbors:
- the LOC25494149 gene encoding rhomboid-like protein 14, mitochondrial, with translation MEVRIGRGISRGMLPLLALHTFTEYYRSNTKPPVTAALIAANTVIYLRPSFLRHLIPPIDEVLFNSHLILKNKDLKRFFLSAFYHLGEPHLVFNMISLLWKGIHLESSIGSLQFASMIASLLALSQSINLVLSKSLFVFFDYDRYYYEYAAGFSGVLFAMKIVLNSQSDDYTNVYGVLIPSRYAAWAELILIQMFVPNVSFLGHLSGILAGLVYLRFRRNFSGSNPLNSIVRGFNSVLNWPVKFFRDLFGFRRERITGRGTVGRTGRNAAQVAADWRCQACTYDNSGLMNVCEMCGTSRVGGGGSSDEMNRRDYYDSDGLSLDELRRRRIERFGR